One stretch of Actinacidiphila sp. DG2A-62 DNA includes these proteins:
- a CDS encoding quinone oxidoreductase family protein, producing MRAIQITGFGGPEVLRLTELPDPVAGPGQLLVDVAAAGVNYADTHTVEDSYLSSSTLPLVPGGEVAGRTADGRRVVALTDNGGYAEKAAVHESLAHDVPAQVSDAQALALVVQGVTAWHLLRTSSRLAHGESVVVHAAAGGTGSLAVQLAKEFGAGRVIATASDRAKRDLAVELGADVAVDPAPEGLKERLVEANGGSPVDVVLEMTGGPVFDASLAALAPFGRLVTYGMASRQPATPVEPARLMGRSRAVVGFWLAHCLGRPGMFHEPLAELLDMTAKGTLKPQVGGVYPLSGAARAHQDLRSRRTRGKLVLDVRR from the coding sequence GTGCGTGCCATCCAGATCACCGGGTTCGGCGGCCCCGAGGTGCTGCGGCTGACCGAGCTGCCCGACCCGGTGGCCGGGCCGGGACAGCTGCTGGTCGACGTCGCCGCGGCCGGCGTCAACTACGCCGACACCCACACCGTGGAGGACAGCTACCTCTCCAGCAGCACCCTGCCGCTGGTCCCCGGCGGGGAGGTCGCCGGACGCACCGCGGACGGCCGGCGCGTCGTCGCCCTCACCGACAACGGCGGCTACGCCGAGAAGGCCGCGGTCCACGAGTCCCTCGCCCACGACGTCCCGGCGCAGGTGTCCGACGCGCAGGCGCTGGCGCTCGTGGTCCAGGGCGTCACCGCCTGGCACCTGCTGCGCACCTCCTCCCGGCTCGCGCACGGCGAGAGCGTCGTGGTCCACGCCGCGGCAGGCGGCACCGGCTCGCTCGCCGTCCAGCTCGCCAAGGAGTTCGGCGCGGGCCGCGTCATCGCCACCGCCTCCGACCGGGCCAAGCGGGACCTGGCCGTGGAGCTGGGCGCGGACGTCGCGGTGGACCCCGCCCCCGAGGGGCTCAAGGAGCGCCTGGTCGAGGCCAACGGCGGCAGTCCGGTGGACGTCGTGCTGGAGATGACCGGCGGGCCGGTCTTCGACGCCTCGCTCGCCGCCCTCGCCCCCTTCGGCCGGCTGGTGACCTACGGGATGGCCTCGCGGCAGCCCGCCACCCCCGTCGAGCCCGCCCGGCTGATGGGCCGCTCCCGCGCCGTCGTCGGATTCTGGCTCGCCCACTGCCTCGGGCGGCCCGGCATGTTCCACGAGCCGCTCGCCGAACTCCTCGACATGACCGCCAAGGGAACACTGAAGCCGCAGGTCGGCGGCGTCTACCCGCTGTCCGGCGCGGCCCGCGCCCACCAGGACCTGCGGTCCCGTCGCACCCGCGGGAAGCTCGTGCTCGACGTCCGGCGTTGA
- the htpX gene encoding zinc metalloprotease HtpX, with product MTRNRFAADRGLTTRMVVTMFLIGLLYVVFVGALLALLRGSWPLILVIAGLLFVAQFWFSDRIAAFSMGAREVTPEEAPELHGVVDRICALADMPKPKVAIADSDVPNAFATGRNRKNTVVCATTGLLRRLEPDELEGVIAHELSHVAHKDVAVMTIASFLGVLAGVITRIGLWGGFRRGGRDANTAMIAVLVPVVSAVVYAISFLLTRMLSRYRELSADRSAALLTGRPSSLASALTKVSGQIARIPTEDLRRSQPFNAFYFAPALSAGASMSRLLSTHPTLERRLEQLAGITAELDRR from the coding sequence TTGACCAGAAACCGTTTCGCGGCCGACCGGGGACTGACGACCCGCATGGTCGTCACCATGTTCCTGATCGGGCTGCTCTATGTCGTCTTCGTCGGCGCGCTGCTGGCGCTGCTGCGCGGATCGTGGCCGCTGATCCTGGTGATCGCCGGGCTGCTGTTCGTCGCCCAGTTCTGGTTCAGCGACCGCATCGCCGCCTTCAGCATGGGAGCCCGCGAGGTCACCCCGGAGGAGGCGCCGGAGCTGCACGGCGTCGTCGACCGGATCTGCGCGCTGGCCGACATGCCCAAGCCGAAGGTCGCCATCGCCGACTCCGACGTGCCCAACGCGTTCGCCACCGGCCGCAACCGCAAGAACACCGTGGTCTGCGCCACCACCGGCCTGCTGCGCCGGCTGGAGCCGGACGAACTGGAGGGCGTCATCGCCCACGAACTCTCCCACGTCGCCCACAAGGACGTGGCGGTGATGACGATCGCCTCCTTCCTGGGCGTGCTCGCGGGCGTGATCACCCGCATCGGGCTGTGGGGCGGCTTCCGCCGCGGCGGCCGTGACGCGAACACGGCGATGATCGCCGTCCTGGTGCCGGTGGTCAGCGCCGTGGTCTACGCGATCAGCTTCCTGCTCACCCGGATGCTGTCGCGCTACCGCGAGCTGTCCGCCGACCGCAGCGCGGCCCTGCTGACCGGACGGCCCTCGTCGCTGGCCTCCGCGCTCACCAAGGTCAGCGGGCAGATCGCCCGCATCCCCACCGAGGACCTGCGCAGGTCCCAGCCGTTCAACGCGTTCTACTTCGCCCCCGCGCTCAGCGCCGGCGCCTCGATGTCGCGGCTGCTGTCCACCCACCCGACGCTGGAGAGGCGGCTCGAACAGCTCGCCGGCATCACCGCGGAACTGGACCGCCGCTGA
- the pspAB gene encoding PspA-associated protein PspAB, translating to MGLLDVLLGRSKPVRPDLDQLFGLTSAAITLRAASELRPTGLGSVCFAAVEGGAFAEIQQDLHTLLATESSRDSYGYTWLLSRHDPEDTTGLVTDLHAVNSTLEQHGFGPQLLCSLVGFADPEGRSLALVYLYKRGSFYPFAPLPGEKRDNALELQVKALVHNDLRLEDDLSRWFPVWGAPGL from the coding sequence ATGGGCCTGCTCGACGTGCTGCTCGGCCGCAGCAAGCCGGTCCGCCCCGACCTCGACCAGCTCTTCGGCCTCACCTCCGCCGCGATCACCCTGCGCGCGGCGAGCGAACTGCGGCCCACCGGGCTCGGCTCGGTGTGCTTCGCCGCCGTGGAGGGCGGGGCGTTCGCCGAGATCCAGCAGGACCTGCACACCCTGCTGGCCACCGAGTCCAGCCGCGACTCCTACGGCTACACCTGGCTGCTCTCCCGGCACGACCCCGAGGACACCACCGGCCTGGTCACCGACCTGCACGCCGTCAACTCCACGCTGGAGCAGCACGGGTTCGGCCCGCAGCTGCTCTGCTCCCTGGTCGGCTTCGCGGATCCGGAAGGACGCTCGCTGGCGCTGGTCTACCTCTACAAGCGCGGCAGCTTCTACCCGTTCGCGCCGCTGCCCGGCGAGAAGCGGGACAACGCGCTGGAACTCCAGGTCAAGGCGCTGGTCCACAACGACCTGCGGCTGGAGGACGACCTGTCGCGCTGGTTCCCGGTGTGGGGCGCGCCGGGGCTGTGA
- a CDS encoding nitroreductase family deazaflavin-dependent oxidoreductase produces MTAYDPNDVTLTREDWVADQARRYESSGGTEGTDMKGAPCLLLDYLGRKSGTWHRTVLIYGRDGEDYLIVASKGGAPTNPLWFDSLVEHPEVHLRVGTERFAARAEVLSAQDKARVWPHLLEVWPPYADYQKKTDRDIPVVRLRRAG; encoded by the coding sequence ATGACCGCGTACGACCCGAACGACGTGACCCTCACCCGCGAGGACTGGGTGGCCGACCAGGCCAGGCGCTACGAATCCTCGGGGGGCACCGAGGGCACCGACATGAAAGGCGCGCCGTGCCTGCTGCTGGACTACCTCGGGCGCAAGAGCGGCACCTGGCACCGGACCGTGCTCATCTACGGCCGTGACGGCGAGGACTACCTGATCGTCGCGTCCAAGGGCGGCGCGCCCACGAACCCTCTGTGGTTCGACAGCCTGGTCGAGCACCCGGAGGTCCACCTGCGGGTCGGCACCGAGCGGTTCGCCGCCCGCGCCGAGGTGCTCTCCGCCCAGGACAAGGCCCGCGTCTGGCCCCACCTGCTCGAGGTCTGGCCGCCGTACGCGGACTACCAGAAGAAGACCGACCGGGACATCCCCGTGGTCCGCCTGCGCCGCGCGGGCTAG
- a CDS encoding CaiB/BaiF CoA transferase family protein produces the protein MTAAAPHPSPAPPAAGPLAGVRVVELAGIGPGPFAAMLLADLGADVVRVDRPGGPGLGLAPEDDLTNRNKRSVLVDLKAPGGARAVLDLAARADLLIEGYRPGVAERLGVGPQACLARNPRLVYGRMTGWGQEGPLAATAGHDIGYLAVTGALAMTGPADRPPVAPANLLGDYAGGSLYLVTGLLAALHHARAHGEGQVVDAAIVDGAAHLTTMIHAMRAAGAWQDRREANLLDGGAPFYGVYETADGGHMAVGALEERFYARFADLLGLTAEQAALRADPARWPRLREAVAERFATRTRDAWTEVFADADACTAPVLSLAEAPHHPHLAARGTFTDAAGPVQPAPAPRFSATPAALRTPPARPGAHTAEVARDWDVPALGAAPAG, from the coding sequence GTGACAGCAGCAGCGCCGCACCCGTCACCGGCGCCCCCCGCGGCGGGTCCGCTGGCGGGGGTACGCGTCGTCGAGCTGGCCGGGATCGGTCCCGGACCGTTCGCCGCGATGCTGCTCGCCGACCTCGGCGCCGACGTGGTCCGCGTCGACCGCCCCGGCGGGCCGGGCCTCGGCCTCGCCCCCGAGGACGACCTGACCAACCGCAACAAGCGCTCGGTACTGGTCGACCTCAAGGCCCCCGGCGGCGCGCGGGCGGTGCTCGACCTCGCCGCCCGCGCCGACCTGCTGATCGAGGGCTACCGGCCCGGGGTCGCCGAGCGCCTCGGCGTCGGCCCGCAGGCGTGCCTGGCCCGCAACCCCCGGCTGGTCTACGGCCGGATGACCGGCTGGGGCCAGGAGGGCCCGCTGGCCGCCACGGCCGGCCACGACATCGGCTACCTCGCGGTCACCGGCGCCCTCGCCATGACCGGCCCCGCCGACCGCCCGCCGGTCGCCCCGGCCAACCTCCTCGGCGACTACGCGGGCGGCTCGCTCTACCTCGTCACCGGCCTGCTCGCGGCGCTCCACCACGCCCGCGCCCACGGCGAGGGCCAGGTCGTGGACGCCGCCATCGTGGACGGCGCCGCGCACCTGACCACCATGATCCACGCGATGCGCGCCGCCGGCGCCTGGCAGGACCGCCGCGAGGCCAACCTGCTGGACGGCGGCGCCCCCTTCTACGGCGTCTACGAGACCGCGGACGGCGGCCACATGGCGGTCGGCGCGCTGGAGGAGCGGTTCTACGCCCGCTTCGCCGACCTCCTCGGCCTCACCGCGGAACAGGCCGCGCTGCGCGCCGACCCCGCCCGCTGGCCGCGGCTGCGGGAGGCGGTCGCCGAGCGCTTCGCGACCCGCACCCGCGACGCCTGGACCGAGGTGTTCGCCGACGCCGACGCGTGCACCGCGCCCGTGCTCTCGCTCGCCGAGGCGCCGCACCACCCGCACCTGGCCGCCCGCGGCACCTTCACCGACGCCGCGGGCCCCGTCCAACCCGCCCCCGCGCCGCGCTTCTCCGCCACCCCGGCCGCGCTGCGCACCCCGCCCGCGCGCCCCGGCGCGCACACCGCCGAGGTGGCCCGTGACTGGGACGTCCCCGCACTCGGCGCCGCCCCCGCCGGCTGA
- a CDS encoding acetyl-CoA C-acetyltransferase: MSTDAYVFDAVRTPRGRGKANGSLHGTKPIDLVVGLIHELRRRFPGLDPAAIDDIVLGVVSPIGDQGSDIARIAAVAAGLPDTVAGVQENRFCASGLEAVNLAAAKVRSGWEDLVLAGGVESMSRVAMGSDGGAWAMDPMTSYRTGFVPQGIGADLIATMGGWSRHDVDTYASLSQERAAEAWKDGRFARSVVPVVDHNGLTVLDHDEHMRPGTTPESLAGLKPSFADIGELGGFDAVALQKYHWVEKIDHVHHAGNSSGIVDGAALVAIGNRETGERYGMTPRARIVSAAVSGSEPTIMLTGPAPASRKALAKAGLTVDDIDLIEMNEAFAAVVLRFAADMGVSIDKVNVNGGAIALGHPLGATGAMILGTLVDELERRDLRYGLATLCVGGGMGVATVVERV, encoded by the coding sequence TTGAGCACCGACGCCTACGTCTTCGACGCCGTCCGCACCCCGCGCGGGCGCGGCAAGGCGAACGGATCACTGCACGGCACCAAGCCGATCGACCTCGTCGTCGGCCTCATCCACGAACTGCGCCGCCGCTTCCCCGGCCTCGACCCGGCCGCGATCGACGACATCGTGCTCGGCGTGGTCAGCCCGATCGGCGACCAGGGCTCGGACATCGCCCGGATCGCCGCGGTCGCCGCGGGGCTGCCCGACACCGTCGCCGGCGTTCAGGAGAACCGCTTCTGCGCCTCGGGCCTGGAAGCGGTCAACCTCGCCGCCGCCAAGGTCCGCTCCGGCTGGGAGGACCTGGTGCTGGCCGGCGGCGTCGAGTCGATGTCGCGCGTCGCCATGGGCTCCGACGGCGGCGCCTGGGCCATGGACCCCATGACGTCCTACCGCACCGGCTTCGTGCCGCAGGGCATCGGCGCGGACCTCATCGCCACCATGGGCGGCTGGTCGCGGCACGACGTCGACACGTACGCCTCGCTCTCCCAGGAACGCGCGGCCGAGGCGTGGAAGGACGGCCGCTTCGCCCGCTCGGTGGTGCCGGTGGTCGACCACAACGGCCTGACCGTGCTGGACCACGACGAGCACATGCGACCGGGCACCACCCCGGAGAGCCTGGCCGGGCTCAAGCCGTCCTTCGCCGACATCGGCGAACTCGGCGGCTTCGACGCGGTCGCGCTGCAGAAGTACCACTGGGTGGAGAAGATCGACCACGTGCACCACGCCGGCAACTCCTCCGGCATCGTGGACGGCGCCGCCCTGGTCGCCATCGGCAACCGGGAGACCGGCGAGCGCTACGGGATGACCCCGCGCGCCCGCATCGTCTCCGCCGCCGTCTCCGGCTCCGAGCCGACCATCATGCTCACCGGCCCCGCCCCCGCCTCCCGCAAGGCGCTCGCCAAGGCCGGACTGACCGTCGACGACATCGACCTGATCGAGATGAACGAGGCGTTCGCCGCGGTCGTGCTGCGCTTCGCCGCCGACATGGGCGTGAGCATCGACAAGGTCAACGTCAACGGCGGCGCCATCGCGCTCGGCCACCCGCTCGGCGCCACCGGGGCGATGATCCTCGGCACCCTCGTCGACGAACTGGAGCGCCGCGACCTGCGATACGGGCTCGCCACGCTGTGCGTCGGCGGCGGCATGGGCGTCGCCACGGTCGTCGAACGCGTCTGA
- a CDS encoding 3-hydroxyacyl-CoA dehydrogenase NAD-binding domain-containing protein → MSESTTIRWEQDADGVVTLVLDDPGQSANTMNAAFADSLDATLDRLEAEIGQIRGVIVTSAKKTFFAGGDLRDLIRATPETAEQVFAGSMRVKKALRRLETLGVPVVAAINGAALGGGYEIALACHHRVALDAPGTKIGCPEVTLGLLPGGGGVVRTVRLLGVADALLKVLLQGRRYSARHAVEAGLIHQVAADREALLAAARAFIDANPEARQPWDVPGYKIPGGTPKSPSFAANLPAFPANLRKQLAGAPYPAPRDILAAAVEGSQVDIDTAFTIEARYFTGLACGPTSKNMIQAFFFDMQAVNSGASRPSGVPSRQVTRVAVLGAGMMGAGIAYSCARAGIDVVLKDVTREAAERGKAYSAGLLDKALAKGRTTPAERDALLARITPTADPADLAGCDAVIEAVFEDAALKHKVFQEIESVVAPDALLCTNTSTLPISLLAEGVRRQGDFVGLHFFSPVDKMALVEIVRGRRTGDEALARAFDLVRQIRKTPIVVNDSRGFFTSRVIGRFIDEGVAMVGEGLPAASVEQAAAQAGYPAKVLSLLDELTLTLPRKIRREARAAVEADGGVWQEHPAERVVDRMVDEFGRPGRSGGAGFYDYADGQRTGLWPGLAEHFGRPDARIPFRDMRERMLFAESLDTVRLLEEGVLTSVADANIGSILGIGFPAWTGGVLQYINGYQGGPAGFAARARELAAAYGDRFAPPELLVRTAEEGGRFTDDAKG, encoded by the coding sequence ATGAGCGAGTCCACCACCATCCGCTGGGAGCAGGACGCCGACGGCGTCGTCACCCTCGTCCTGGACGACCCCGGCCAGTCCGCCAACACCATGAACGCCGCCTTCGCCGACTCCCTCGACGCCACGCTGGACCGGCTCGAGGCGGAGATCGGGCAGATCCGCGGCGTCATCGTCACCTCCGCCAAGAAGACCTTCTTCGCCGGCGGCGACCTGCGCGACCTGATCCGCGCCACCCCCGAGACCGCCGAACAGGTCTTCGCCGGCTCGATGCGCGTCAAAAAGGCCCTGCGCCGTCTGGAGACCCTCGGCGTGCCCGTGGTCGCCGCGATCAACGGCGCGGCGCTCGGCGGCGGTTACGAGATCGCGCTGGCCTGTCACCACCGCGTCGCGCTGGACGCGCCGGGGACGAAGATCGGCTGCCCCGAGGTGACGCTCGGCCTGCTGCCCGGCGGCGGCGGGGTGGTGCGCACCGTACGGCTGCTCGGCGTCGCCGACGCGTTGCTCAAAGTGCTGCTCCAGGGCCGCCGGTACAGCGCGCGGCACGCGGTCGAGGCCGGGCTGATCCACCAGGTCGCCGCCGACCGCGAGGCCCTGCTCGCCGCCGCCCGCGCCTTCATCGACGCCAACCCCGAGGCCAGGCAGCCCTGGGACGTGCCCGGTTACAAGATCCCCGGCGGCACCCCGAAGAGCCCCTCCTTCGCCGCCAACCTCCCCGCGTTCCCCGCCAACCTGCGCAAGCAGCTGGCCGGAGCGCCCTACCCGGCGCCCCGCGACATCCTGGCCGCCGCGGTGGAGGGCTCGCAGGTCGACATCGACACCGCGTTCACCATCGAGGCCCGCTACTTCACCGGGCTCGCCTGCGGACCCACCTCGAAGAACATGATCCAGGCGTTCTTCTTCGACATGCAGGCGGTCAACTCCGGCGCCAGCAGGCCCTCCGGCGTGCCGTCGCGGCAGGTGACCAGGGTCGCGGTGCTCGGCGCCGGGATGATGGGCGCGGGCATCGCGTACTCCTGCGCCCGGGCCGGCATCGACGTCGTGCTGAAGGACGTCACGCGGGAGGCAGCCGAGCGCGGCAAGGCGTACTCGGCCGGGCTGCTGGACAAGGCGCTCGCCAAGGGCCGCACCACGCCCGCCGAGCGCGACGCGCTGCTGGCCCGGATCACCCCCACCGCCGACCCCGCGGACCTGGCCGGCTGCGACGCGGTCATCGAGGCAGTCTTCGAGGACGCGGCGCTCAAGCACAAGGTCTTCCAGGAGATCGAGTCGGTCGTCGCGCCGGACGCGCTGCTGTGCACCAACACCTCCACGCTGCCGATCTCGCTGCTCGCCGAGGGCGTGCGGCGCCAGGGGGACTTCGTCGGACTGCACTTCTTCTCGCCGGTCGACAAGATGGCGCTGGTGGAGATCGTCCGCGGGCGGCGCACCGGCGACGAGGCGCTGGCCCGCGCCTTCGACCTGGTGCGGCAGATCCGCAAGACGCCGATCGTCGTCAACGACTCGCGCGGCTTCTTCACCTCCCGGGTGATCGGCCGCTTCATCGACGAGGGCGTCGCGATGGTCGGCGAGGGACTGCCGGCCGCCTCCGTCGAACAGGCCGCCGCACAGGCCGGCTACCCGGCCAAGGTGCTGTCGCTGCTGGACGAGCTGACCCTGACGCTGCCGCGCAAGATCCGCCGCGAGGCGCGCGCCGCCGTCGAGGCCGACGGCGGCGTCTGGCAGGAGCACCCGGCCGAGCGGGTCGTGGACCGCATGGTCGACGAGTTCGGCCGTCCCGGCCGCAGCGGCGGCGCCGGCTTCTACGACTACGCCGACGGCCAGCGCACCGGCCTGTGGCCGGGCCTGGCCGAGCACTTCGGCCGGCCGGACGCGCGGATCCCGTTCCGCGACATGCGGGAGCGGATGCTGTTCGCGGAGTCGCTGGACACCGTGCGGCTGTTGGAGGAGGGCGTGCTGACCTCGGTCGCCGACGCCAACATCGGGTCGATCCTCGGCATCGGCTTCCCCGCCTGGACCGGCGGCGTCCTGCAGTACATCAACGGCTACCAGGGCGGCCCGGCCGGATTCGCCGCGCGCGCCCGGGAACTGGCCGCGGCCTACGGCGACAGGTTCGCCCCGCCGGAGCTGCTGGTGCGCACCGCCGAGGAGGGCGGGCGCTTCACCGACGACGCGAAGGGTTGA
- a CDS encoding M1 family metallopeptidase — translation MRPRPLRLLVTLLLACCLAACADGAAAPVNGSPGVGDPLFPTAGNGGYDVGHYGLDLSYDPPSGRIEATAALTATAREPLASFDLDLSGLTVTSVTVGGRSADFSRKGTELVVTPAQPLPAGRRFETTVVYQGVPGLLTDPDGSQEGWFHTDDGGALALGEPVGSMAWFPGDDHPSDKATYDITVTVPHPMTVVANGELAGTAPRPGGRTAFHWHVAQPMATYLATVAIGDYTVQRSRTASGLPVYTAVDPRSDDPQTAASLARIPEIVDWESSIFGPFPFSSTGAVVAHLGDRQGGYALETQNRPTFPGNEGTPAVPVTTLVHELSHEWFGDWVTPHNWQDIWLNEGFATYTEWLWKDHEGVATEEQSAQAAFADADNWAFAPASPDAKQVFAPAVYGRGALVLHELRRALGDKAFFRMLRAWPAAHPYGNASTQEFTAFCADFTGKNLTPLFATWLYGRARPAHL, via the coding sequence GTGCGTCCCCGTCCCCTGCGCCTCCTCGTGACCCTGCTCCTCGCCTGCTGCCTCGCGGCCTGCGCCGACGGCGCCGCGGCCCCGGTGAACGGCTCGCCGGGCGTCGGCGACCCGCTCTTCCCGACCGCCGGCAACGGCGGCTACGACGTCGGCCACTACGGGCTCGATCTGTCCTACGACCCGCCGTCCGGCCGGATCGAGGCCACCGCCGCCCTGACCGCCACCGCGCGCGAGCCGCTGGCCTCCTTCGACCTGGACCTGTCCGGGCTGACGGTGACCTCGGTGACGGTCGGCGGGCGGTCCGCGGACTTCTCCCGCAAGGGCACCGAACTCGTCGTCACCCCGGCGCAGCCGCTGCCCGCGGGGCGCCGCTTCGAGACCACCGTGGTCTACCAGGGCGTCCCCGGGCTGCTGACCGACCCCGACGGCTCCCAGGAGGGCTGGTTCCACACCGACGACGGCGGCGCGCTCGCCCTCGGCGAACCGGTCGGCTCGATGGCCTGGTTCCCCGGCGACGACCACCCCTCCGACAAGGCGACCTACGACATCACCGTCACCGTGCCGCACCCGATGACCGTCGTCGCCAACGGCGAACTCGCCGGGACCGCGCCCCGCCCCGGCGGCCGCACCGCCTTCCACTGGCACGTCGCCCAGCCGATGGCCACCTACCTGGCCACCGTCGCCATCGGCGACTACACCGTCCAGCGCTCCCGCACCGCGAGCGGACTGCCGGTGTACACCGCGGTCGACCCGCGCTCGGACGACCCGCAGACCGCCGCGTCGCTGGCCCGCATCCCGGAGATCGTCGACTGGGAGAGCAGCATCTTCGGCCCCTTCCCGTTCTCCTCCACCGGCGCCGTCGTCGCCCACCTCGGCGACCGGCAGGGCGGCTACGCACTGGAGACCCAGAACCGGCCGACGTTCCCCGGCAACGAGGGAACGCCCGCGGTCCCGGTCACCACGCTCGTGCACGAGCTGTCCCACGAGTGGTTCGGCGACTGGGTCACCCCGCACAACTGGCAGGACATCTGGCTGAACGAGGGCTTCGCCACGTACACCGAGTGGCTGTGGAAGGACCACGAGGGCGTCGCCACCGAGGAGCAGAGCGCGCAGGCCGCCTTCGCCGACGCCGACAACTGGGCCTTCGCGCCCGCCTCGCCCGACGCCAAGCAGGTCTTCGCCCCCGCCGTCTACGGCCGCGGCGCGCTCGTCCTGCACGAACTGCGCCGCGCGCTCGGCGACAAGGCGTTCTTCCGCATGCTGCGCGCCTGGCCGGCCGCCCACCCCTACGGCAACGCCTCCACCCAGGAGTTCACCGCCTTCTGCGCCGACTTCACCGGCAAGAACCTCACGCCGCTCTTCGCCACCTGGCTCTACGGCCGCGCCCGCCCCGCCCACCTGTGA